The sequence TCTTCCTAGATATATTAACAGTctttttgcaagattaattttgtTTCTCTATTGGTTAATTCAACTTCCCCACTAGAGTGAGGATGGTAAGGTGATGCGATTGCATGGTTTACATCATATTTAACCAAGATTTTACGAAATGCACCATAAAAAATGTGAACCACcctcagtcattaaatatctagggactccaaaccttggaaagataACTTCCTCAAGtattttaatagatgtgttatgatcaacactactggttggaatagcttctatccatttagtaacataatcagcatcagctaaaatatgagtatacccattagagaaaGGAAAATGCCTCATATAATCTGACGATTGGATTTTATGCATACTTTTTAGAGTATATTCTAGTGCCAAAATCCCTCATAGCATACCCATCTAGCACTTATTCATGTCTCTAATGCATAGTTTTTGGTATTTACTTGTTTTACCAAATTCGTTGCgcactttttatttttatttagttttcctttgttttgtggtCTTTGTAGGTGTGTTGACGTGTTCATGGACTTGGGATCATTCATAAAACATGTTCTTCATAAGTTGCTTGGCTTATTGGCTGCAATTGATCTTCACGCCACGGGCACAACGGGTCATCTAGTTTAGATTAATTCAGGGCAAAGCAAACACCCGCGAATTCACATATTTGATCTTTATTTTTGAATTTTATATCTGATCTTTATTACTGTTGCATTGATCTACTCATCTGTGTGAAAACTGGCTATAGGCCTCTTAGGTAACGTACGAGATATCCTTTTTCACAACATAATGTGTTTTTAGAGACactagaacaatgcccgtgcgttgcaaacCGGGTATAAATATTCTAGTAGTTAGCTCGTGACTTACCTATCAataataatgcgattgtgtaaataaatattcatcaaattctgacgtgaattaccttatatttcAATTAGAattttggtaagtaaattaaagtgaaaccggttcagaaggtaagtaaattaagatgATTGATACCATATACATGAAAGGTTGGATGAAAGGGTGGTGGAAAGAAAAGTTTTAAGTAGTATAGAGATATATTTTCAAAAGTGCAAAAGTCTACTTCTTAagttaaaaaaatctgaaaataaagTACTTAGAGACCGGACCTGATGGAAATTGCGTCCATGATTTTGTTTTATTTACTGTATAAGTCCATGATTTTCTTTGTGTGCAGCTCACACCAAAAAGCATTTCATTATGACATTTTACAGAAATGTAACATACTTGTGTGTTTTCAAAGTTTTGTTTGAAAAGTCATAATATGATTTTTGACATATTTTTTCCTCCGACACCAGGCTCCGAGAGCAAGAAATCGAGCGATTGCTGAACACCATGGTGATCATGGCTTTAGCCATACCCACGTTATTCACTTGTAGTTCTTACCCTGACCAGGTTTTCAATTAAGATTGCTGCGCGCTCCTCGTGTGGTTTTCACAAGCCAACAATGGAGCTTGGTgtattcaaaaaagaaaaaggagcCACAAGCCCTGGAGGCTCATCCTTCCACCGACGCCGGCACTATCAGCTCCAAAATGCGCCCTGAATTTACATGCCCCAGTAGCTCCTGAATGTTCATGCAGGCAAAAAAGGCTTCTCTCGCCCTTGTTGCACCCTGCAGTAATACTAGCATTTGAAATCTGCCCACTTGCTATAGAAGCTGGGAGCTAAAACGAAATTGAAATCTGCCAATTTGCTCATAAACAAGACCGCCTCTGGAAGACCAGAAAAGATTAGACAAACGCACCACACGCTCACTAACTGTCCCATTTTACATCATCATCGTACAATCGATGCTACGCAAAAAATTACTGGCGCGAAGCGACTGGGAAGCGGCTTCCGAGCCAAGCAAAACCATGTTTCCAGAAAAACAAGTCAGCGAGATTGCAAGTCTGAGTCCATGACCTTTTTTTTTTAACTTTAAATGGCATCATTATTCCTCAACGGTCTTCTTTCGGGACTTGCGTCGTCGTTCAGAATTCACCATGCCATCTTCGCTGTTCACAGTTGAGCGGTCTTGTACAATCTGCTCGCTCTTAATGTGATCCCTTGATTTCCTTTTGCCCCTGGAAATTTTGAGCAGCACacattttatcatataagcttgaAAACTGTCGCACAGCACTAAAGATTAAAATGGCAGTTTAAAAAATAGCATTGAAGCATGTGTTAGCAAACCAGACCTGCTAATTTCTGATGCGTATTCAGCATCGTGTACTGAAAGCCAACGCATGCATCCTGTGTGAGGCGCCATCAAAGATCCAGTTATGTGACAATTCATTTCCGTGTCCACCCTATAAATGAGTATCAGGCAAAGGCACATGGTTAATTTATTTGACTCAAAATACAGTGTCACATGACTATCTGATTAAGAGTAGAGTAACATACAAACTACTTCAGATCGCTTAGTGAATTCTCATATAGTTCCCACGTGCAGCTCAATAATCAATATATTGTGGGGATGAGCTTCAGTCCATTTCTAGTACATGATTTGTTTTGAAGGAATCATAGTACATGATTAAGTAAGCTCAAAAACTAATGCTCTAGTATCACCATGCTGGTATGTAGTTTCATGCATAGAAGAAAAACATCGTCTTCTACACCATCAAACTCCTGATATTGTATTATGGAGTGCTATCGTTGAAAGTTCAAAGCAAGGTGGGTTTAGGGGTACCCCTTCATCAGCACAGCAGGACAAAAAATATTAATATGCTACAGTACGTATGTACAAGACCAACATACAGCAGTATCGTAACATAAGCAAAGTAAAAGCTATACAAATATCTAAAATGTGTAGAGTTGCTGGCCAAATTGGAAATAAAACTCCGGGTAAGGCAATTTGAACCAGACAAAAGAGGAACTGGATGAGCCCATACCTTTTAACAGAAAACCGTATCATGCTTCCTTTTTTAATCACATGCCGCTTGTCCGACTGGCTTATAAATTTTCCTCCATGTCCTCTCTGTGAAAGCAATAAACTCAACTTAATAAAGTGATTGGATGGTGTTTAAAACTACTATATCTACAGAGTTCACAAGATAGAGAAGTTGTTAATCACATGCTGTGTTCACGAACCCATTCAAGTTGGAAAAATCAGCCATTTTTCTCTACGGTGCAATTTAGTTTCTTTAGAGACTTCCTAGTCACATGTACCTTTTGACAATGTGATCACACACCATCCGCTAACTTCTTGTTCTTGTAACAGTTGGCAAAATTGAGCAATGATGGTCATAATATTTGTCAAAAACATTCAGAACTGTAAAGAAAAATGCATGCAAGTTCTAACTATTAAAGGTCAACATGAAAAGAGATAAACTTTAAGCCATATGGTTTTATGCATAAGTAAATATGCATAGCTCTATTGAGTACAAGCAAATCTGAATGGCTAATGCATGGCAATAACAAACAATTCTTGCAAGGTTCAGTTTCCACATCCATGGGCATCAGATCTATTGAGTACAATTTATGAAGCATCCAAACAAGACAAATTAAATTGAAAATCAATTACTGAGACTTGAAAAGAGAAGGTTCCATTTATAAAGTTCCATGAAACAAAAAAATATATAAGATTCAACACATTATATTAGTATCAGAACAGCTAATTCCTTGATTATCAAATAAAGTGGATCTTACTCTTTTGAATTTGAACGTCTCAGGGATATCATCTGACATAATGGCTGCTGAGAAAACCCCCAGGACGATGGCATGAATTGATTCCTTGCCAAGCATTTCAACTTTCCCTTCTGAAATTAAAAATAAACAAGCATAAGACATACATATTTCAAACTCCATCCGCAATTTATTTTTTCAAGGGATGTTTTTAACAGTGCCACTAGTCTCAGCTCAAACTGTAATCATACATTCATCATTGAATATATGTTCACATCATATAGATATGCACAttttgtaaatgttcatattgttttctataaacttggccAAACTTTACAATGCTTGACTTAAGTCAAAGCTAATAtccggagtaaataaaaatggagggagtattttcctAACTTATATGCTACTCTTTTCGGGGGGAAAAGATTACTTCACTTAATCAATGGGGCTCCAAAGACCACTTGGGAGCAGAAACTCAAGGTCCTCACTTGAATTGCATCAGAGGCGGAAAAAGATGAGCAAGCAGGCAACACAAGGAAACTGATTCTGCAACGTGCATATCCAAATAAAACATGTTTTAATCCTGTTCTGAGCTGCACAGACGGGCAGCTAATGCAATGTAATTTCGACAAGCACAAACAGGCATCTAACCACAAAAATCCATCCAAATTCTGAAAAGCACAAGTGGAAACACAGTCCATCAGATTATGCAGAATACAATCCATCCATTAGAATAACAGCTGTGACTGAGGGcacttaggggggggggggggggggggatatggcCAGCTCAGTAAAAATAATTTGAGCTGAGACTAGTGGCATTTTCAGAAATAGCACTGCAGTTATGACATGGTAGCAATTTGAGCTGGGACTAGTGGCAGTGTCTATAAATTCCCTTTTTCTCGATTGAACAAGAGATGACATACAAATTCAGCCTTTGAAAAATGCACTGACGTGCTCTACTACAATTGAATGCGCACGATCTCATATAGCTGACGTGCAGACATGAGGTCATCGAAAGGGCGATGTTGAGAAGAGTTATATGTCCACCTACCTAGTATCATCTCTGGCTGGGGAGAAAACAGCAGCAGGTTCGCAGTCACCGGTACGCCAAAATATGGTACCAGACCATCCAGGATTTTGGCCTTGATAACCTTTTTCCCATCTCCGTCAACTTTTCTGTCTTGGTCATCTTCGTTGTCACCTTCGAATTCAACTTCATGTGACAGCAACACGCCATCAAAGCGATCTTCATACCTGAACAGCAATGCCCATTATCCAAGTTGTTCACATGATGTTCCCCCCTCAAATTTACACCTCTCTACTCAAACCGGCACCCAAAGATGCACCGTTGCAACGCTACACTGGGACACGCACGGGGCATCGCAATACCGAGAGAAGGAGCGGTGGGGAGGATGACGTACGAGAATAGGAGGGTGCTGAGCTGGCGGGAGACGGCGCGGCGGACGTCGGCGGCGTTGGAGGGGTGCACGTACACCGTCAGCTCGGCCGTCGCCTCCCGGAGTGCCTCCatcgcaagcggcggcggcggcggcggtcggagctTCGGCTCGGGCCTTCGGTGGCCAAGCAGGGCGTGGGCGTCGGTGGCGCCCGTGCGTTCGGCAGCTCAGGGAGGAGGGAAGGGGCTCCggtggcggccggagatgggggcaGGTGGCGGCGCCGATCGGGAGTGAGGAACCCTAACGGGAGATGGTTGTGTTGTTCAATCGGGGCGGGAGATGGTTTTTCTGGGGCGCTCCCGCGAAGCTGCTGCTGGAGCCGGCCCAAGAAAGGGCGGTTTGTTTGGGCTCGTGTTGGAGCAGCTGCAGGGAGCCCAAACAAAACTACCTAGTCCGTAGGGAAGCTATTggggagagcaactagttaacgagcgctccttcggaaggCAGACAACGATCAGCATTACTTGGCACGCTCTCGACCGCccgtcacgtgtcgcgctctggacgttcCCTTCGGATTTTGTTTTCGGCTTT comes from Triticum aestivum cultivar Chinese Spring chromosome 5B, IWGSC CS RefSeq v2.1, whole genome shotgun sequence and encodes:
- the LOC123111630 gene encoding uncharacterized protein codes for the protein MEALREATAELTVYVHPSNAADVRRAVSRQLSTLLFSYEDRFDGVLLSHEVEFEGDNEDDQDRKVDGDGKKVIKAKILDGLVPYFGVPVTANLLLFSPQPEMILEGKVEMLGKESIHAIVLGVFSAAIMSDDIPETFKFKRRGHGGKFISQSDKRHVIKKGSMIRFSVKRVDTEMNCHITGSLMAPHTGCMRWLSVHDAEYASEISRGKRKSRDHIKSEQIVQDRSTVNSEDGMVNSERRRKSRKKTVEE